In bacterium, the DNA window TCAATCTGCCCTTTCGACCCGGTAATTTCAACTTTTACATTGAACGTATCCGGTTGCGCCCAGCTCCCTTCAACATGAGCAATAACCCCATTTTTATACCGAATAACTACCAGCGCATAATCGAGATGGTCTAATCCATCATAAACCAATCCGCGTGCAAAAACTCGTTTCGGTTCTCCGAAACACCAGTTTAACCAGTCGAAATCGTGGATAATCATATCGAGAACGACTCCGCCACTCATCGGAATATTCGCATACCAATCATTCGATGCTCGCGGGAATCTTCCGGTTCGACTCGTGCGCACTACCCCAGGCTTCCCGATTTTTCCGTGGTCTATCAACTGTTTCATCGTAACAAATTCCGGAAAGAAATGGAGAACATGACCGACCATAAACTTAACTCCGGCAGATTTAACTGCTTTAACCATTTCCATTGCATCAGGTAGATTGCGCGCTATCGGCTTTTCACAGAAAATATGTTTTTTGGCTTTTGCAGCTTTCAAAACATATTCTTTGTGAAATGGTGTCGGTGTACAAATATCAATAACATCTAGCTCCGGATTATTAATCAGTTCATCCGGATTGGATGTTGCTTTTGCATCATACTGTTCCGCTAATCGAATGCACGACTCTAATATAGGGTCAGCGAATCCGATGAGTTTCGTTCCTGGAATTCGAGAATATGACTGCGCATGCAATCGACCCATAGTGCCAGTACCGATGATACCGATTTTTAACATAGATTTATATCCTCCCGGTTATATTATGAGTTTTTATAATCGATAGTTTATTATACCATTTAATTACCATTGAATGTTCGGTATACAAACATGTTGTACCCTAATTTGCTTTCTGCTTATCCATAATAGGTCCAAGGAGATACGATAGTATAAAAGTTAACACGGTTCCAATAACGATTAACCAGCTCCATCCAATGGGAATTATTTTTTTCTCGGATAACACCAAGAGTATTGTCATACAGGCAGCATTAACAACCATAGCGACAATATTCGCCTTATTCGCTACCCGTTTCGTTAGAATTCCTAATAAAAATACGCCTAGTAAACTTCCGTAGGTTACCGAAGTAATTTTAAATGCTAGCCATAGAATCCCTTCCGAGAATTTACAGAGGAACGCGATTCCCATCAGAATCAATCCGAAAACAATGATCATGATTCGTGACATCCAGAGATAATGTTTTTCGGAAGCATGTCTTACCATTAGCGGACGATATATATCGGTTACAAACGAGGAGGTTAACGAACTCAACGG includes these proteins:
- a CDS encoding Gfo/Idh/MocA family oxidoreductase, with protein sequence MLKIGIIGTGTMGRLHAQSYSRIPGTKLIGFADPILESCIRLAEQYDAKATSNPDELINNPELDVIDICTPTPFHKEYVLKAAKAKKHIFCEKPIARNLPDAMEMVKAVKSAGVKFMVGHVLHFFPEFVTMKQLIDHGKIGKPGVVRTSRTGRFPRASNDWYANIPMSGGVVLDMIIHDFDWLNWCFGEPKRVFARGLVYDGLDHLDYALVVIRYKNGVIAHVEGSWAQPDTFNVKVEITGSKGQIDFVMSDSMPVNIMVRKSDKGTVGVAVPESPLTDDPYTAEIRHFIDCVVNDKEPAITTKDAIGALRVSLAALESIKTGKPIDLS